In Streptomyces capitiformicae, one genomic interval encodes:
- a CDS encoding LCP family protein, protein MPTPPRHPARPQQPRPPVRPRRTSWAMRAATTLSVVVLAAAGIGHAVVTRLDGEIDRVDPFKDMKNRPEAGHGMNVLLVGTDSRDRISEEERRKYRLGGAPCHCTDTMMIVHIAEDRERASIVSLPRDSYAEAPAHTDHTTGKAHPAHPIKLNAAYAEGGPQLTVRTVEHMTKVKIDHYVEVDFTSFMRTVDVLGGVEICTAEPLKDSYTGLDLPVGTHELDGGQALQYVRSRHTDGSSDLGRMKRQQRFMASLMSQATSSGVLLNPMKFRDITRAVLGSVRADKGFGTGELIDLGRALRNLTAASSEFTTVPIDRMGYPVKGIGSTLKWDGTKSARIFRALRDDRPLAPYKSRVKYAPVDVAPQQIRVQVANGTTVAGLGRTMDRQLAATGFRTTKTPVNAPRSDVRRTVVLYDPRWDRSAKSLATALPGAELRTVRGQGPTMKVIAGKDFKQVRKVRVEDPQREEAKVLRGDEVSCAP, encoded by the coding sequence GTGCCCACACCGCCCCGCCACCCCGCCCGGCCCCAGCAGCCCCGACCGCCCGTACGTCCACGCAGGACGAGCTGGGCCATGCGGGCGGCGACCACGCTGTCGGTGGTGGTGCTGGCCGCCGCGGGCATCGGGCACGCGGTGGTCACGCGCCTGGACGGCGAGATCGACCGGGTCGACCCCTTCAAGGACATGAAGAACCGCCCCGAGGCGGGCCACGGCATGAACGTCCTGCTGGTCGGCACCGACAGCCGAGACCGGATCAGCGAGGAGGAGCGCCGCAAGTACCGCCTCGGCGGCGCCCCCTGTCACTGCACGGACACGATGATGATCGTCCACATCGCGGAGGACCGTGAGCGGGCCAGCATCGTGAGCCTGCCGCGCGACTCGTACGCCGAGGCCCCCGCGCACACCGACCACACCACCGGGAAGGCCCACCCGGCCCACCCGATCAAGCTGAACGCGGCCTACGCGGAGGGCGGCCCGCAGCTCACCGTGCGCACGGTCGAGCACATGACCAAGGTGAAGATCGACCACTATGTGGAGGTCGACTTCACCAGCTTCATGCGGACCGTGGACGTCCTCGGCGGCGTCGAAATCTGCACCGCCGAGCCACTGAAGGACTCCTACACCGGCCTCGACCTCCCCGTCGGCACCCATGAACTCGACGGCGGCCAGGCCCTCCAGTACGTCCGCTCCCGCCACACCGACGGCTCCTCCGACCTCGGCCGCATGAAGCGCCAGCAACGCTTCATGGCGTCCCTGATGTCCCAGGCGACGTCCTCCGGGGTGCTGTTGAACCCCATGAAGTTCCGCGACATCACCCGGGCCGTCCTCGGCTCCGTCCGCGCCGACAAGGGGTTCGGCACCGGCGAGCTGATCGACCTCGGCCGCGCCCTGCGCAACCTCACCGCCGCCTCCTCCGAGTTCACCACCGTCCCCATCGATCGCATGGGCTACCCCGTGAAGGGCATCGGCTCGACGCTCAAGTGGGACGGCACCAAGTCCGCCCGCATCTTCAGGGCTCTCCGCGACGACCGCCCCCTCGCCCCGTACAAGAGCCGCGTCAAGTACGCCCCGGTCGACGTGGCCCCCCAGCAGATCCGCGTCCAGGTGGCGAACGGCACGACGGTGGCCGGCCTCGGCAGGACGATGGACAGACAGCTGGCGGCCACCGGCTTCCGCACCACGAAGACCCCCGTGAACGCCCCCCGAAGTGACGTTCGCCGCACCGTCGTCCTCTACGACCCCCGCTGGGACCGTTCGGCGAAGTCCCTGGCCACCGCCCTCCCCGGCGCGGAACTCCGCACGGTGCGCGGCCAGGGCCCCACCATGAAGGTCATCGCGGGCAAGGACTTCAAGCAGGTGCGGAAGGTACGGGTGGAGGATCCCCAGCGGGAGGAGGCCAAAGTACTGAGGGGCGACGAGGTGTCGTGCGCCCCTTGA